The Sulfurihydrogenibium sp. genome segment ATAGATGGGTCTATCATCTTGCCAAGAATAGAAAATAATTTAAAGTTAAGAAGTTATTAGGGTGTTCCAAAATTTTTGTAAATTTGCCTTTCCTTGTCACTAAGGCCAAAGGATCTCTTTTTTGATTTTTTGACTTGAAAAGAGAAACATGAGATGATTCGCTTTGATCAGAATGATAATCTTGATTTTTAGAACAGTCTCGGAAGTTATTGACATAAATATAATTGTTTATGTATTATTACATATGTAAATACTTCATAAGGAGGGACAGATATGACAAAAACTGAATTAATCTCAAAAACGGCTGAAAAAGCTGGAATTACAAAAGCAGCTGCCGAAAGAGCTGTTAATGCTACTATTGAGGCAGTAGCCGAGGCTCTCTCCAAAGGTGAAAGAGTAGCTGTTCCAGGTCTTGGCGTTTTTAATGTAAAAGAAAGAAGAGCGAGAAAAGGAAGAAATCCAAGAACTGGAAAAGAAATTACAATTCCAGCAAGAAAAGTGGTCGTATTTACAGCAGCTAA includes the following:
- a CDS encoding HU family DNA-binding protein encodes the protein MTKTELISKTAEKAGITKAAAERAVNATIEAVAEALSKGERVAVPGLGVFNVKERRARKGRNPRTGKEITIPARKVVVFTAAKSLKETLNKE